From Posidoniimonas polymericola, the proteins below share one genomic window:
- a CDS encoding sigma 54-interacting transcriptional regulator, whose product MSLTAYLVIREGSKWTDVFRLVEGESVTVGRAPTNVICIKDERCSRVHSEVFLSQGNWTLRDLDSRNGTFVNGDRVSEDRVLTPGDIVRIGSSHLAFVDNLSQAFPDSGSVLRTARSVENDSPQHTLEYDDDESVLLDSVEPTQITHRREQSRYLEPSVSDADAPIPKVGRAAASLCRIAFTLAKATDVASLANTALDGLFDSVGVDAGAVLLRGGAASGTEMNDKLEVVASRTETSHRYQRVSSFLSGTVLREGQGVLARNVMDDSQLGARDSSGDILATGVLCAPIRWQGEVLGLVHLYTTDSAKPIDPDDLEFSLAVADTIAVALQNLNQRAALTQDLSQVKDENVQLREQLGVQSEIIGSSEAIQKVNQEVARAAPSRATVLIRGESGVGKELVARAVHFSSPRRKGPFVCLNCAALSETLLESELFGHEKGAFTGATDRKKGKFEAAHTGTLILDEIGEMSPTIQAKFLRVLEGHPFERVGGSEAIKVDVRVIAATNRDLEREVAEGNFRRDLYFRLHVLEIIVPGLRKRPEDIPLLAEHFLRWFNTDTGRRIQGFTPKAMEEMLRYRWPGNVREMKNVIERAVVLTRGEFIDASDLVLSTLKTAGDTEVGASSNDGRRGFEPTSLADMEKDHILATLIATGWNKSKTAGILGIERSTLDRKIKRYGLATNRVAAES is encoded by the coding sequence ATGAGCCTGACGGCGTACCTCGTAATCCGCGAAGGGTCCAAGTGGACCGACGTCTTCCGCCTGGTAGAGGGCGAGAGCGTTACGGTTGGTCGTGCCCCAACCAACGTCATCTGCATCAAGGACGAGCGTTGCAGCCGCGTGCACAGCGAGGTCTTCCTCTCGCAGGGCAATTGGACACTCCGCGACCTCGACAGCCGCAACGGCACCTTTGTCAACGGCGACCGGGTCAGCGAGGACCGCGTGCTCACGCCGGGCGACATCGTGCGGATCGGCAGCTCGCACCTGGCGTTCGTCGACAACTTGTCGCAGGCGTTCCCCGATTCGGGCAGCGTGCTGCGGACCGCCCGCTCGGTCGAGAACGACTCGCCGCAGCACACGCTCGAGTACGACGACGACGAGAGCGTGCTGCTGGACAGCGTCGAACCGACGCAGATCACCCACCGCCGCGAGCAGAGCCGGTACCTCGAGCCCTCGGTCAGCGACGCCGACGCGCCGATCCCGAAGGTGGGCCGCGCGGCGGCCTCGCTCTGCCGCATCGCGTTCACGCTCGCCAAGGCGACCGACGTCGCCTCGCTAGCCAACACCGCGCTGGACGGCCTGTTCGATAGCGTTGGCGTTGACGCCGGGGCCGTGCTGCTCCGCGGCGGGGCCGCCTCCGGGACCGAGATGAACGACAAGCTGGAGGTCGTCGCCTCGCGCACCGAGACCAGCCACCGCTACCAGCGGGTCTCGTCGTTCTTGAGCGGCACCGTGCTCCGCGAGGGGCAGGGGGTGCTGGCCCGCAACGTGATGGACGACAGCCAGCTCGGCGCCCGCGACTCCAGCGGCGACATCCTCGCCACCGGCGTGCTGTGCGCGCCAATCCGCTGGCAGGGCGAGGTGCTGGGGCTCGTCCACCTGTACACAACCGACTCCGCGAAGCCGATCGACCCGGACGACCTCGAGTTCTCGCTCGCGGTCGCGGACACCATCGCGGTGGCGCTGCAGAACCTCAATCAGCGGGCGGCCCTGACTCAGGACCTCAGCCAGGTCAAGGACGAGAACGTCCAGCTCCGCGAGCAGCTCGGCGTGCAGAGCGAGATCATCGGCTCTAGCGAGGCGATCCAGAAGGTCAACCAGGAGGTCGCCCGTGCGGCGCCCAGCCGCGCCACGGTGCTGATCCGCGGCGAGTCGGGCGTCGGCAAGGAACTGGTGGCGCGGGCGGTGCACTTCTCCAGCCCCCGCCGCAAGGGCCCGTTCGTCTGCCTGAACTGCGCCGCCCTCTCCGAGACGCTGCTCGAGAGCGAGCTGTTCGGCCACGAGAAGGGCGCGTTCACCGGCGCCACCGACAGGAAGAAGGGCAAGTTCGAGGCCGCCCACACCGGCACGCTGATACTCGACGAGATCGGCGAGATGAGCCCCACCATCCAGGCCAAGTTCCTCCGCGTGCTGGAGGGCCACCCGTTCGAGCGCGTCGGCGGCAGCGAGGCCATCAAGGTCGACGTCCGCGTGATCGCGGCCACCAACCGCGACCTAGAGCGGGAGGTCGCCGAGGGCAACTTCCGCCGCGACCTCTACTTCCGGCTGCACGTGCTGGAGATCATCGTGCCCGGCCTCCGCAAGCGGCCCGAGGACATCCCGCTCCTGGCCGAGCACTTCCTCCGCTGGTTCAACACCGACACCGGGCGGCGGATCCAGGGCTTCACGCCCAAGGCGATGGAGGAGATGCTCCGCTACCGCTGGCCCGGCAACGTGCGGGAGATGAAGAACGTCATCGAGCGGGCGGTGGTGCTGACTCGCGGCGAGTTTATCGACGCCTCGGACCTGGTCCTGTCGACCCTCAAAACGGCCGGCGACACGGAGGTCGGCGCCTCGTCGAACGACGGCCGACGCGGCTTCGAGCCCACCTCGCTGGCCGACATGGAGAAGGACCACATCCTCGCGACCCTGATCGCCACCGGCTGGAACAAGAGCAAGACCGCCGGCATCCTCGGCATCGAACGCTCGACCCTCGACCGCAAGATCAAGCGGTACGGGTTGGCCACCAACCGCGTCGCCGCCGAGTCGTAG
- a CDS encoding chemotaxis protein CheX, translated as MSAAVAENASPATCHVGANTDLLDSVVGAVTKGLQMCGVTARCVGVSSVPARETGNITGMIGVHGAVSGFVTVNLAERFAIKAVEGLLGDTYTELTSQVVDGAGEITNIIVGGVKSSLARTDWAFNQITVPSVIVGQGYSIAYARGLEFLNVTFEHDDPEAVLLGDRLMQVSVSLLRQ; from the coding sequence ATGTCTGCCGCTGTCGCCGAAAACGCTTCGCCCGCCACCTGTCACGTGGGCGCCAACACCGACCTGCTCGACTCCGTTGTCGGGGCCGTCACCAAGGGCCTGCAGATGTGCGGCGTCACCGCCCGCTGCGTGGGCGTGTCGTCGGTGCCGGCGCGAGAAACCGGCAACATCACCGGCATGATCGGCGTGCACGGGGCCGTGTCGGGCTTCGTGACCGTCAACCTGGCCGAGCGTTTCGCCATCAAGGCGGTTGAGGGCCTGCTCGGCGACACCTACACCGAACTCACCTCGCAGGTTGTCGACGGCGCCGGTGAGATCACCAACATTATCGTCGGCGGCGTCAAGTCGTCGCTCGCCCGCACCGACTGGGCGTTCAACCAGATCACGGTCCCGTCGGTGATCGTTGGCCAGGGCTACTCGATCGCGTATGCCCGGGGCCTCGAATTCTTAAACGTCACCTTCGAGCACGACGACCCCGAGGCCGTGCTGCTCGGCGACCGGTTGATGCAGGTGAGCGTCTCGCTGCTGCGTCAGTAA
- the ndk gene encoding nucleoside-diphosphate kinase — protein MERTLILLKPDAVQRRLMGTLISRFEEKGLNFVAMKLLKITPELAKQHYAEHVEKGWYPTLENFITGGPVVAAVLEGLEAIQVVRDMLGATSGLKAAPGTIRGDFSSSRQMNLVHGSDGPDAADREIKLYFKPEEIVEGDLHLTPWLRAGDE, from the coding sequence ATGGAACGCACGCTGATTCTTCTCAAGCCCGACGCCGTCCAACGCCGTCTGATGGGCACGCTGATCTCTCGCTTCGAGGAGAAGGGCCTCAACTTCGTTGCGATGAAGCTGCTGAAGATCACGCCCGAGCTGGCCAAGCAGCACTACGCCGAGCATGTCGAGAAGGGGTGGTACCCGACCCTGGAGAACTTCATCACCGGCGGCCCGGTCGTGGCCGCGGTGCTCGAGGGCCTCGAGGCAATTCAGGTGGTGCGCGACATGCTGGGCGCGACCAGCGGACTGAAGGCGGCGCCCGGCACGATCCGTGGCGACTTCAGCTCGAGCCGCCAGATGAACCTGGTGCACGGCTCCGACGGCCCGGACGCCGCGGACCGTGAGATCAAGCTCTATTTCAAGCCGGAGGAGATCGTCGAGGGCGACCTGCACCTCACGCCGTGGCTGCGGGCCGGCGACGAGTAG
- a CDS encoding DUF4345 family protein: MLIARIYLALVGVLYAALAFYCSLKPGEAAQKVGFERLGDSGKSEFLTVYGGLEFGLALLLLAPVVRPATTGYALFACIAVHGSLVAFRAVSVAFYRDISPFTTRLAIGEWVIFLLSLGVWWLLRRSEA, encoded by the coding sequence ATGCTTATCGCCCGTATCTATCTCGCCCTGGTTGGCGTGCTGTACGCCGCTCTGGCGTTCTACTGTTCGCTCAAGCCGGGCGAGGCCGCCCAGAAAGTCGGCTTTGAGCGGCTGGGAGACTCCGGGAAGTCGGAGTTCCTAACGGTCTACGGCGGGCTCGAGTTTGGCCTCGCGTTGCTGCTGCTGGCGCCGGTGGTGCGGCCCGCGACCACCGGCTACGCGTTGTTCGCGTGCATCGCGGTGCACGGCTCGCTGGTGGCGTTCCGGGCGGTGAGCGTGGCGTTCTACCGAGATATCTCGCCGTTCACGACCCGGCTGGCGATCGGCGAGTGGGTGATCTTCCTGCTCTCGCTCGGCGTCTGGTGGCTGCTGCGGCGGAGCGAAGCCTGA
- a CDS encoding alpha-L-fucosidase, with translation MRLPAVAALLVASTAAFALSAEPPEPYGPTPSERQLRWHELEVYGFVHFTVNTFTDKEWGYGDESPGVFDPSDFDPDQIVTVAKQGGLRGLILTAKHHDGFCLWPTAYTNHSVKNSNWRDGQGDVVREMADACRRHGLEFGVYLSPWDRNHPDYGRPEYLTYYRNQLRELLTGYGPLFEVWFDGANGGDGYYGGARERRSIDNRTYYDWPATHQIVRELQPAACLFSDAGPDIRWVGNEKGHAGPTCWNTVTGKGVWPGHADTAILNQGERDGQFWRPAEVDVSIRPGWFYHASEDSRVKSPDELMEIYFKSVGRGANLLLNLPPDRRGQIHEQDAESLADWGAQLKQTFAVNLAADATATATNTRGDDSAFAPANVVDDRRDTYWCTDDAVTTAELELRLPRPASFDLVRIRERLPLGQRIDAVEFDVWEDGQWRTVGEATSIGAQRLIRIPEVTADRVRVRVTQAAACPAISELGLFKLAE, from the coding sequence ATGCGCCTGCCTGCTGTTGCCGCTCTGCTGGTTGCTTCGACTGCTGCTTTCGCCCTCTCGGCCGAGCCACCCGAACCGTATGGCCCGACGCCATCGGAGCGGCAGCTCCGCTGGCATGAGCTTGAGGTGTATGGGTTCGTGCACTTCACCGTGAACACGTTCACGGACAAAGAATGGGGCTACGGCGACGAGTCGCCCGGCGTGTTTGATCCCTCCGACTTCGACCCGGACCAGATCGTCACCGTGGCGAAGCAAGGCGGTCTGCGTGGTTTGATCCTCACGGCCAAGCACCATGACGGCTTCTGCCTGTGGCCCACGGCCTACACCAACCACAGCGTCAAGAACAGCAACTGGCGTGACGGCCAGGGCGATGTCGTCCGCGAGATGGCCGACGCGTGCCGGCGGCACGGCCTCGAGTTTGGCGTGTACCTCTCGCCGTGGGACCGCAACCACCCGGACTATGGCAGGCCCGAGTACCTCACCTACTACCGCAACCAGCTCCGCGAGTTGCTGACCGGCTACGGGCCGCTGTTCGAGGTGTGGTTCGACGGCGCCAACGGGGGCGATGGTTACTACGGCGGCGCCCGCGAGCGGCGCTCGATCGACAACCGCACCTACTACGACTGGCCTGCAACCCATCAGATCGTGCGCGAGCTGCAGCCCGCCGCCTGCCTGTTTAGCGACGCCGGCCCCGACATCCGCTGGGTGGGGAACGAGAAGGGGCACGCCGGGCCGACCTGCTGGAACACGGTTACGGGCAAGGGCGTGTGGCCCGGGCACGCGGACACGGCCATTCTTAACCAGGGCGAGCGGGACGGCCAGTTCTGGCGACCCGCGGAGGTCGATGTCTCGATCCGGCCGGGCTGGTTCTACCACGCCAGCGAAGACAGCCGGGTAAAGTCCCCCGACGAGCTGATGGAAATCTACTTCAAGTCGGTGGGGCGCGGGGCCAACCTGCTGCTGAATCTGCCGCCAGACCGGCGGGGGCAAATCCACGAGCAGGACGCCGAGTCGCTGGCCGACTGGGGCGCGCAGCTGAAGCAGACTTTCGCGGTCAACTTGGCCGCCGACGCAACCGCTACTGCGACCAACACCCGCGGCGACGATTCTGCCTTCGCGCCCGCCAATGTCGTTGACGATCGACGCGACACCTACTGGTGCACCGACGATGCGGTCACTACGGCCGAGCTTGAGCTGCGGCTCCCTCGGCCGGCGAGCTTCGACCTCGTGCGGATCCGCGAGCGCCTGCCGCTAGGACAACGCATCGATGCCGTCGAGTTCGACGTCTGGGAGGACGGCCAATGGCGCACGGTAGGCGAAGCGACCAGCATCGGCGCCCAGCGGCTGATCCGCATCCCCGAGGTTACCGCCGACCGCGTGCGGGTAAGGGTCACCCAGGCCGCCGCCTGCCCGGCGATCTCGGAGTTGGGGCTCTTCAAGCTGGCCGAATAG
- a CDS encoding deoxyribonuclease IV, protein MPNLGAHMSIAGGYYKAVDAAAAAGCDCVQVFTKNNNQWRAKPISDDDVDRFRGALKSQKIRQPISHASYLINLASPDDELWKKSIDAMVIELQRADLLGIPFVVMHPGSFTTSSEEAGLKRIAKALNEIHKQTPGVGSQVLLENTAGQGSNLGRRFEHLATIIDKCRHPDRMGVCIDTCHTFAAGYPLDTEDEWKATVKELNLVVGLACVQAIHLNDSKKPLGSRVDRHEHIGRGEMGLNPFRHLMNDRRFARKPMYLETPKGEEEGEDLDVINLRTLRGLIEKN, encoded by the coding sequence ATGCCAAACCTAGGAGCTCACATGTCGATCGCCGGCGGCTACTACAAAGCCGTCGACGCCGCCGCGGCCGCAGGCTGCGACTGCGTGCAGGTCTTTACCAAGAACAACAACCAGTGGCGGGCCAAGCCGATCTCCGACGACGACGTCGACCGGTTCCGCGGCGCGCTCAAGAGCCAGAAGATCCGCCAGCCGATATCGCACGCCTCGTACTTGATCAACTTGGCCAGCCCCGATGACGAGCTCTGGAAGAAGTCGATCGACGCGATGGTGATCGAGCTGCAGCGGGCCGATCTGCTGGGCATCCCGTTTGTCGTGATGCACCCCGGGTCATTCACCACCAGCAGCGAGGAGGCCGGCCTCAAGCGGATCGCCAAGGCGCTCAACGAGATCCACAAGCAGACGCCGGGCGTCGGATCGCAGGTGCTGCTGGAGAACACCGCGGGGCAGGGCAGCAACCTGGGGCGCCGCTTCGAGCACCTGGCGACCATCATCGACAAGTGCCGCCACCCCGACCGGATGGGCGTGTGCATCGACACCTGCCACACGTTTGCCGCCGGCTACCCGCTCGACACCGAGGACGAGTGGAAGGCCACGGTCAAGGAGCTCAACCTGGTCGTCGGCCTGGCGTGCGTGCAGGCGATCCACCTGAACGACAGCAAGAAGCCGCTCGGCTCGCGGGTCGACCGGCACGAGCACATCGGCCGCGGCGAGATGGGCCTCAACCCGTTCCGCCACCTCATGAACGACCGCCGCTTTGCCCGCAAACCGATGTACCTAGAAACTCCCAAGGGCGAAGAAGAAGGCGAGGACCTCGACGTGATCAACTTGCGGACGCTGCGAGGGCTGATCGAGAAAAATTGA
- a CDS encoding metal ABC transporter permease produces the protein MIADLLDSVANRAMLVALTCNASCALVGCYLVLRRVSLMGDALSHAVLPGLVIAFVISGSTGPGAMLVGALAAGVATTFLTQTVQRFGRLAPDASLGVVYTTLFAVGVLLVKRFVSEIHFDIACVYEGSLLQVALDTFEFAGAEVPRAMISSGLVLLIVLGCLSLFWKELKISSFDATLADTLGLAPGWMHYLLMLLVSLATVTSFEAIGSILVVAMLIAPAAAAQLLVNRLGPMLLVSVVLSSAATVLGYQAAVYWNVSPGGAIAVAAGLVYVLAAVFSPTEGFLARLLNNARLALRVRREDVLAYLYRQDEAASDAFSRLADVLSAADGGQMARVAVSQLRRESLVQITADRVRLTPEGRSAAAELVRAHRLWESYLVDRVGIQTDHVHDAAHVMEHVLDAGMREQIAKQLGVETDPHGKEIP, from the coding sequence GTGATCGCCGACCTGCTCGATTCTGTCGCCAACCGCGCTATGCTGGTCGCCCTGACCTGCAACGCGTCGTGCGCGCTGGTCGGCTGCTACCTGGTGCTGCGGCGCGTCAGCCTGATGGGCGACGCGCTGTCGCACGCCGTGCTCCCCGGTTTGGTGATCGCCTTCGTGATTTCTGGCAGCACCGGCCCGGGCGCCATGCTGGTCGGCGCCCTGGCCGCCGGGGTCGCCACGACGTTCCTCACGCAGACCGTGCAGCGGTTCGGGCGGCTCGCGCCGGACGCCAGCCTGGGCGTGGTCTACACGACGCTGTTCGCGGTCGGCGTGCTGCTGGTGAAACGGTTTGTCTCGGAGATCCACTTCGATATCGCTTGCGTTTACGAGGGGTCGCTGCTGCAGGTCGCGCTCGACACGTTCGAGTTTGCGGGCGCCGAAGTCCCCAGGGCGATGATCTCATCGGGTTTGGTCTTGCTGATCGTGCTGGGGTGCCTTTCGCTGTTCTGGAAGGAATTGAAGATCAGCTCCTTCGACGCCACGCTGGCGGACACGCTTGGGCTAGCGCCGGGGTGGATGCACTACCTGCTGATGCTGCTGGTCTCGTTGGCGACTGTCACCTCGTTCGAGGCGATCGGCTCGATCCTGGTGGTGGCGATGCTCATCGCGCCCGCGGCTGCGGCCCAGCTGCTGGTCAACCGCCTGGGCCCGATGCTGCTTGTATCGGTGGTGCTATCGTCCGCGGCGACCGTGCTTGGCTACCAGGCGGCTGTTTACTGGAATGTCTCGCCCGGCGGGGCGATCGCGGTCGCCGCCGGGCTGGTCTACGTGCTGGCGGCCGTGTTCAGCCCCACCGAGGGCTTCCTCGCCCGGCTGCTCAACAACGCCCGGCTGGCGCTGCGGGTCCGCCGCGAGGACGTGCTGGCGTACTTGTACCGTCAGGACGAGGCCGCCTCCGACGCGTTCTCCCGTCTGGCCGACGTGCTGTCCGCCGCGGACGGCGGGCAGATGGCTCGGGTCGCGGTTTCGCAGCTGCGCCGCGAGTCGCTGGTTCAGATCACCGCGGACCGCGTGCGGCTTACTCCGGAGGGCAGGTCCGCCGCCGCCGAGCTGGTCCGCGCCCACCGGTTGTGGGAGTCGTACCTGGTCGACCGCGTCGGCATCCAGACCGACCACGTGCACGACGCGGCCCACGTCATGGAGCACGTGCTCGACGCGGGCATGCGGGAGCAGATCGCCAAGCAGCTCGGCGTCGAGACCGACCCGCACGGCAAGGAGATCCCGTAA
- a CDS encoding metal ABC transporter permease, with amino-acid sequence MLASFVAKITLGAALLGGVAGVVGGLAVLRKRSLMGDVLSHAALPGICIAYLVFNSRSLPLLSLGALSTGLLAAAAIALVTRWTRTREDAAMALTLSTFFGAGVVLLTVVQQQARGNQAGLASYLFGEIAALRSQDVVLIGVVAAVLLVVVTLLHKELKTLCFDDEFARSQGWPTLAMDIGMMAAVAVVTVVGLPVCGVVLMAAMLIMPCVAARYWSNRLGVVLSASGVIGAASAACGVLAAAPGGLAGTPLGRFTQGMPPGPLIVVAGGLVFAASALLAPEQGLLGRARRTLGMRVHMAHDHLLRLMFEAGEPALPAREPIALAGVLGRMSATPVTKYLARLRAIWQGQIERTGPAEYALTSKGLAAAARVTRAHRLWEQFLVEHADIAADHVHRSADDIEHVLPAHLVDELERELHYAGRLPLAASGVAVPQSPHVIPPPR; translated from the coding sequence ATGCTCGCCTCGTTCGTCGCGAAGATCACGCTTGGCGCCGCTCTGCTCGGCGGGGTCGCCGGCGTGGTCGGCGGCCTGGCTGTGCTGCGGAAGCGTTCGCTGATGGGCGACGTGCTGTCGCACGCCGCGCTGCCCGGCATCTGCATCGCGTACCTGGTGTTCAACTCACGGAGCCTGCCGCTGCTGTCGCTCGGCGCGTTGTCGACCGGGCTGCTGGCGGCGGCGGCGATCGCGTTGGTGACCCGCTGGACCCGCACCCGCGAAGACGCCGCGATGGCCCTGACGCTCAGCACCTTTTTCGGCGCCGGCGTTGTGCTGCTGACCGTGGTCCAGCAGCAGGCGCGAGGCAACCAGGCGGGGCTGGCGTCGTACCTGTTCGGCGAGATCGCGGCGCTCCGCTCGCAGGACGTTGTGCTGATCGGCGTCGTGGCCGCGGTGTTGCTGGTGGTCGTGACGCTGCTGCACAAGGAACTCAAGACCCTCTGCTTCGACGACGAGTTCGCCCGCTCGCAGGGCTGGCCGACGCTGGCGATGGACATCGGCATGATGGCCGCGGTGGCGGTAGTGACCGTGGTCGGCCTGCCCGTGTGCGGGGTGGTGCTGATGGCGGCGATGCTGATCATGCCGTGCGTCGCCGCCCGGTACTGGTCGAACCGCTTGGGAGTCGTGCTCTCGGCCAGCGGCGTGATCGGCGCCGCGTCCGCCGCGTGCGGCGTGCTCGCCGCGGCGCCGGGCGGGTTGGCGGGAACACCGCTGGGGCGATTTACCCAGGGGATGCCGCCCGGGCCGCTGATCGTGGTGGCCGGCGGCCTGGTGTTCGCTGCCTCGGCGCTGCTGGCCCCCGAGCAGGGCCTGCTCGGCCGGGCCCGACGCACGCTCGGCATGCGGGTCCACATGGCCCACGACCACCTGCTGCGGCTGATGTTCGAAGCGGGCGAGCCCGCGCTGCCGGCGCGAGAGCCGATCGCGTTGGCGGGGGTCCTCGGACGCATGAGCGCAACTCCTGTCACTAAGTACCTCGCCCGACTGCGGGCCATCTGGCAGGGGCAGATCGAGCGGACCGGTCCCGCCGAGTACGCCCTGACTTCCAAAGGCCTGGCGGCCGCCGCCCGCGTCACCCGTGCGCACCGACTGTGGGAGCAGTTCCTCGTCGAGCACGCCGACATCGCGGCCGACCATGTGCACCGCTCGGCCGACGATATCGAGCACGTCCTGCCGGCGCACCTGGTCGACGAACTCGAGCGCGAACTCCATTACGCGGGCCGCCTGCCGCTAGCAGCGTCGGGGGTGGCCGTGCCGCAATCGCCCCACGTGATCCCGCCGCCGCGTTAG
- a CDS encoding metal ABC transporter ATP-binding protein produces MSRIALEAHDLTVAYHRKPVLWNVDFVMPEGNLVAIVGPNGAGKTTLIKAALGLTPIASGHVEIYGQPYRKQRSIVGYVPQRESVDWEFPVTVRDVVMMGLYGKVGWFRRPGKAERLIAEQRLEEVGLSDFANRQIRQLSGGQQQRVFLARALAQDAQVYFMDEPFAGVDAATEAAIIQLLRTLRQSGKTVFVVHHDLQTVRDYFDQVILLNMRLVASGPVPEIFTTANLQRTYGGRLTILEQAAEAVRQGEPAK; encoded by the coding sequence ATGAGCCGAATCGCCCTGGAAGCCCACGACCTGACGGTCGCCTACCACCGCAAGCCGGTGCTGTGGAACGTCGACTTTGTGATGCCCGAGGGCAACCTGGTGGCGATCGTCGGCCCTAACGGCGCGGGCAAGACGACGCTCATCAAGGCCGCGCTCGGCCTGACGCCGATTGCCAGCGGGCACGTCGAGATCTACGGCCAGCCCTACCGCAAGCAGCGGAGCATCGTCGGCTACGTGCCGCAACGGGAGTCGGTCGACTGGGAGTTCCCGGTAACGGTCCGCGATGTCGTGATGATGGGCCTGTACGGCAAGGTCGGCTGGTTCCGCCGCCCCGGCAAGGCCGAGCGTCTGATCGCCGAGCAGCGGCTCGAGGAGGTCGGCCTCAGCGACTTCGCCAACCGCCAGATCCGCCAGCTCTCCGGCGGGCAGCAGCAGCGGGTGTTCCTGGCGCGGGCGCTCGCCCAGGACGCTCAGGTGTACTTCATGGACGAGCCGTTCGCCGGCGTCGACGCCGCGACCGAGGCCGCCATCATCCAGCTGCTGCGGACGCTCCGCCAGTCGGGCAAGACCGTTTTTGTGGTGCATCATGACCTGCAGACCGTGCGAGACTATTTCGATCAAGTGATCCTGTTGAACATGCGGTTGGTGGCGAGCGGCCCGGTGCCAGAGATCTTCACCACCGCCAACCTGCAGCGGACCTACGGCGGCCGGCTGACGATCCTCGAGCAGGCGGCCGAGGCCGTGCGGCAGGGAGAACCGGCCAAGTGA
- a CDS encoding metal ABC transporter solute-binding protein, Zn/Mn family: protein MAQGSAQGATSGWLFRRTGRLLGGISLLLTGFAAFSVGCGGRPTAVDDGRTLVVCTTGPVGDLVRSIAGDHARVEVLMGPGVDPHLYREQPADIDLLSRADVIFYNGLHLEGRMGDTLAKLGRRKPVHAVAEVLERQFPDRLLTPPDFAGHADPHVWHDVALWAECVPAVADQLAEADPDNADAYRKAAESYRLELEALDRECRDQLASVPAESRVLVTAHDAFAYFSKAYGLEAVGLKGISTEDEVDLKHMDEVIRLVVDRKVPCVFVESAVAPQIMEALAEPCRDAGHDVYVPNREEQQLYADALGKAGSGAESYVGMIRANVRTIVAGLTGTLAEQQEPAAP from the coding sequence TTGGCACAGGGGTCTGCCCAGGGAGCAACATCGGGCTGGCTTTTCCGCCGCACAGGCCGGCTGCTGGGGGGCATCAGCCTGTTGCTGACGGGCTTCGCTGCCTTCAGCGTGGGCTGCGGCGGTCGTCCGACTGCGGTCGACGACGGACGCACCTTGGTGGTTTGCACAACCGGTCCGGTCGGCGATTTGGTCCGCAGCATCGCCGGCGACCACGCCCGGGTCGAGGTGCTGATGGGCCCGGGCGTCGACCCGCACCTGTACCGGGAGCAGCCCGCCGACATCGACCTGCTGTCCCGCGCGGACGTCATCTTCTACAACGGTCTGCACCTGGAAGGCCGGATGGGCGACACGCTCGCCAAGCTCGGCAGACGCAAGCCGGTGCACGCCGTCGCGGAGGTGCTTGAGCGGCAGTTCCCCGACCGGTTGCTGACGCCGCCCGACTTCGCAGGCCACGCCGATCCACATGTCTGGCACGACGTCGCGCTGTGGGCCGAGTGTGTGCCGGCGGTCGCCGACCAGCTCGCCGAGGCCGACCCCGACAACGCCGACGCCTACCGCAAGGCGGCCGAGTCCTACCGATTGGAGCTGGAGGCGCTCGACCGCGAATGCCGCGACCAGCTGGCGTCGGTCCCGGCCGAAAGCCGCGTGCTGGTCACCGCGCACGACGCCTTTGCCTACTTCAGCAAGGCCTACGGGCTCGAAGCAGTGGGCCTCAAAGGCATCAGCACCGAGGACGAGGTCGACCTCAAGCACATGGACGAAGTCATTAGGCTGGTGGTCGATCGCAAGGTTCCCTGTGTGTTTGTCGAGTCGGCCGTGGCCCCGCAGATCATGGAGGCGCTCGCCGAACCGTGCCGCGACGCCGGACACGACGTCTACGTTCCTAACCGCGAAGAGCAACAGCTGTACGCCGACGCCCTCGGCAAAGCCGGCTCGGGCGCCGAATCGTATGTGGGGATGATTCGGGCAAATGTGCGGACCATCGTGGCGGGGCTTACCGGTACGCTGGCCGAGCAGCAGGAGCCCGCCGCCCCATGA